AAATACGCCACCGACGTGGTGCCCATTTTAACAAACAATTGCTACGGCTGCCACGGCACCGGCAATACGGCGGGCAGCGGGGGCATCCTGCTGGAAGGGTATGCCAACCTGAGACCGTATGTGGTCGACGGCAAACTGGTGGGGAACATCAGCCATGCGCCGGGATATAACCCCATGCCGTATGGTCTTCCGAAACTACCCGACTGCGAAATCAACACCATCATCGACTGGGTCAATAATGGCTATCTAAATAACTGATGTATATGAAGCAGACAATCCTGGCAGTCACCTGCCTCCTGGTTACCCTCGTGAAAGGATACGGGCAACAGTACATGACCCGCAGCGGTTTTGTTGGTTTCTACTCCAAAACCCCGGCCGAAGACATCAAGGCGGAAAACCACCAGGGGTACGCCATTATTGACGAGGGGAAAAAGAACCTCGCTTTTGCTGTCCTGATCAAGGGCTTCACTTTTCCCAAGGAATTAATGCAGGAGCACTTTAACGAGAATTATATAGAAAGCGACAAATACCCGAAGGCCACTTTCTCGGGCGCCTATACGGGAGACGTCACGCCCGGACAGGACGGCGTGTACCACGTCAATGTGAAGGGGAATTTAACCATCCACGGCGTTACCAAGCCCGTGGAGATGCCGGCGACCATTGAGCGGAAGGGTGGGGCCCTCATCGGCCACGCGGTTTTCCACATCTCCCCGGAAGATTTTAACGTCAGCATTCCTTCCATCGTCCGGGAAAAAATCGAGAAATCCTTCGAAGTACAAGTCGACATTCAATGCCAACCCACTAAATAACAATCATGCGCAACAAACTACTGATAGGCTGCTTGCTGCTTCTGGGTTCGGTTGCCCGGGCGCAGGATACCACGTTGCTCGGAAGACTGGGGGACTCCCTGCAAGCGGAGTCGAAACCCGGACCCGTTACGGGCACCTTCAAAGGCATCTACTTCATCCAGCTCCAAACCAACGAAACCGTTGCCCGGGGTGCCCTCAACTTCGAGATCCAGCACCGTTTCGGACAGCTCAACAGCGGGGCCTATAACTTTTTCGGCCTGGACAACGCGACCTTGCGTCTGGGGCTGGACTACGGCCTCACGGACTGGTGGACCATCGGGGTAGGGCGGAGCTCATACCTGAAGACCTTTGACGGGTATACCAAGTTCAAGCTATGGCGGCAAAAGGAAAGCGGCGGTATGCCCATTTCCGTGACCCTGATGGGGACGATCAGCAACTACACCCAAAATTTCTCCGACGAGTCCTATCTCGACGCCAATTATCGTACAGCATACGCGACCCAGCTTATCCTGGCCAGGAAGTTCAGGTACTTTTCCCTGGAATTGGTGCCGACCTACATCCGGTCCAACCTGGTCCCCACCACCGCCGACAAAAACGACCTGTTTGCCGTCAGCGGGGGCGCGCGCGTCCGGCTGACAAGACGGATGAGCCTCGATGGGGAGTACAACTATCTTTTCCCCAACCAGGTGAACTCCACGAAGGTGTATAATGCGTTGTCCTTTGCCTGGGAAATGGAGACCGGCGGCCACGTCTTCCAACTGGTGTTCACCAATGCACAAAGCATGGTCCCCACCCAGTTCATCTCCCAGACGACGGGTAATTGGGGCGACGGCGGCATCTATTTCGGATTCAATATTGCCCGGAATTTCAACCTCACGTCGCACGCTAAAAAATCGGTGAAATACTAACGGATCAGCATAAACTTGACGGGAGCCAGCGGGATGCTGCCGCCCTGGAAAGAGAGGATATATACGCCCGGGGCCATTTCCGGCAACAGCAGGGTGGCCCCGGCCGTTCCACGGGCGAGTTCGGCCCTTTCCCTGAACACCATCCGCCCCGTCATGTCCACGATCACCCACGAACCGGTCTGGGCGGAAGCCAAAGTGGTTGTCAGCAGGAGCGTGTTGGTCTGCACCAGGGAGGGCTGTACCTTGATGGTATTGGCCGTCAGCTTGCCGGCAACCATCTGAAGGATGGGAGAATAGCCGACCAACTGGCCCTTGTCATTGTCGAGCCTGAGCCTGAACCAGGTCGTCGTATCGATCGGCGTCGGATAGCTGTAAGAGGACGGCGTGCCGTTCGCGGTGACGGTACCCAGCGGAGAAAAGGTCCGGGCGTCCTGGCTCGCTTCCGGCACGAAATCCTTGATGCCGCTTTCATCGGCCGTCGTCCACCTCAGGACACAGGTATTGTCCCCTTGCAGGGTCGCCGTAAAGGATTGAAGAAGCACCGGCAGGGGGATGACCAGGGAGTTACAGTTGGTTTCTACGGTGGCAGATCCGGGGAGATACGGAGAACCGATGGTAATGCCCGGCGCTTCGCAAATAATGACATTTGACGTGTTGGCCAGCGTACCGTTGGAGCTGTTGCCCCCCAGGATATTGGTGACGTCTATGCCGGCAACATCGCCCGGCGCATCCAGGAGAATGCCGGGGGACGTGTCATCGTTGTATTCATACAAGGTAACGACGGCGCCTTGTCCTTCGCAAATACTCGAATCTTGCTGGTTCAGGTAGTTCTTGAAGTACATTTGCCCGAAATTGGTAATAGGGGCGTCATTGATGGATCCCCCCTCCACTGTAAAGGTGGCACCGGGTGCGTTATAAATCAGTTCGT
This sequence is a window from Dinghuibacter silviterrae. Protein-coding genes within it:
- a CDS encoding cytochrome c family protein; the protein is MTKGICTAAGLLLAILALSYSCTKGSQDVLGGGTCDTVGMKYATDVVPILTNNCYGCHGTGNTAGSGGILLEGYANLRPYVVDGKLVGNISHAPGYNPMPYGLPKLPDCEINTIIDWVNNGYLNN
- a CDS encoding YceI family protein, which codes for MKQTILAVTCLLVTLVKGYGQQYMTRSGFVGFYSKTPAEDIKAENHQGYAIIDEGKKNLAFAVLIKGFTFPKELMQEHFNENYIESDKYPKATFSGAYTGDVTPGQDGVYHVNVKGNLTIHGVTKPVEMPATIERKGGALIGHAVFHISPEDFNVSIPSIVREKIEKSFEVQVDIQCQPTK
- a CDS encoding DUF5777 family beta-barrel protein → MRNKLLIGCLLLLGSVARAQDTTLLGRLGDSLQAESKPGPVTGTFKGIYFIQLQTNETVARGALNFEIQHRFGQLNSGAYNFFGLDNATLRLGLDYGLTDWWTIGVGRSSYLKTFDGYTKFKLWRQKESGGMPISVTLMGTISNYTQNFSDESYLDANYRTAYATQLILARKFRYFSLELVPTYIRSNLVPTTADKNDLFAVSGGARVRLTRRMSLDGEYNYLFPNQVNSTKVYNALSFAWEMETGGHVFQLVFTNAQSMVPTQFISQTTGNWGDGGIYFGFNIARNFNLTSHAKKSVKY